The genomic window GAGGCGGTTAAAAAAGATAAAGGGGTAATAGATCAGTCGAAAAAGAAAAAAAGGTAGGTAAAAGTAGAAGAGAGTAGGTACTAATCCCTCATTGGAAATAGTGCCTATTTTTTTAATTCCTTTTTTATGAGAGTTTGAAAACTATAAGCATTACAAATTTAAAGTTGATCACCTGTGATTTTGATTATTAATATTGGTGGAAAGGATTGGTATGGAACAGGGAGGAGCAGTTTAATAAAAATCATCTATGATAAATAATGAATTTTCGTCATAAAATAATAACGAGAAGAAAGATAACGGAGGATGAAAGTATGAGTGATGGGGTTAGATTAAGGCCGCTGGAGAGAGTGGATTTAGGATTTGTCCATAAATTAAATATCAATGCCAACGTGATGTCCTATTGGTTTGAAGAACCATATGAGGCTTTCGTTGAACTGCAGGATCTGTATGATAAACATATTCACGATCAAGGTGAACGGCGATTTATTGTGGAAAAAAGCGGGGAGATGGTCGGTCTTGTAGAATTAGTAGAAATTGATTATATCCACCGGAGAGCAGAGTTCCAAATCATTATTGATCCCAATCATCAGGGGCACGGTTATGCAAAGGCAGCAACCCAACGTGCAATGGATTATGCTTTTTCGGTATTAAACCTTTATAAACTCTATTTAATTGTAGATAAAAATAATGAAAAAGCGATTCATATTTATAAAAAACTGGGATTTCATTTTGAAGGAGAATTGATTGACGAGTTTTTTGTGGATGGCGAGTATCATAATGCTATTAGAATGTGTATGTTTCAGCATCAGTACTTGGGGAGCAATTCAATGGATGCCTAATAATTATAGATTTCCCGGCTAATGGAGAACTTTTAAAGAGTTCTTCTTTTTTTCATTCATATTAATTGACAGTAGCTAGTGCTTATCTGTTTAATAAAAATAAAATATCCTTTTTAAATAAAACCTTTAGGGGCTGGCGATGGAGATTCAGCAGTTAGAATTATTGCAGAGAACGATTGATTATATTGATGAACACATAAAAGAGGATATAAATGCTGAGGAATTAGCTAAAATAGCGGGATATTCGCCGTTTCATTTTTATCGTATTTTTCGCAATGTTCTTGGCTATACGGTGATGGATTATGTTGTAAAAAGAAAGCTGCAACATGCCTTATTTGAATTAGCCAGCGGTAAAAAGGTCCTTCAAATTGCTCTAGATTATGGATTTGATACACATGCAGGATTTACAAAAGCCTTTAAAAAATGCTTTGGAAGTCCACCCAGTTTATATAGGCTTCATTGTCCTATTTTACCTCCTCATAAATTAAATTTAAAAGACTTGTTTGAAAAGAACCTTGGCGGAATTGTTTTACAGCCTAAGATTATTACAAGACAGTCGTTCTGGGTTGCCGGAAAAAGGTTTGAAAGTTATGTTCCAAATGTTATTTACACAAGGGATGCCCCAGCCTTTTGGGATCAGGATGGCTTAAATGATGGTTCCGTTGAAAGAGCCTTATATGAAACATTGTCACCAAAAAAGCATGGAGAGTATTGTATAAATTTAACTAACGATATCCATCAAGATTATTTTACGTATTTATTTGCGGTTGAGTTAGATCATCAGGCAGAACTCCCAAGTGGATTTATGAAATTTAAAGTTCCCGAGTCTGTTTATGCCATTTTTAAAACGCCTCTTGTTGAAAAAGAACAATTCGCTTCAGCCATTAAAGGAACTTGGCGATATATTTTAGAAGATTGGCTTCCATCCTCTTCATATGAAGTGGATGAAAAGGGCTATGACTATGAATACTATGATGAACATTGCCATTATTGGGATTACGAGCGAATCTATATGGAAATCCATTTGCCGATAAAAGAAAAATCCAGGGGATAAGAACATTATCCCCTAGATTTTTTTAATATGGTCCTATAAAAAAAGGACAGGTGTTAATAAAAGAGCACTAGCCACAATGGCTGCTTTAATCGTAAAGCCTGAAGCAATAAATCCAATGACAGGACCTCCGCCGATTTGTCCAATTGCATCTACTTGGCCTTTAACTGAAAAGAATGTTGCCCGGGTTGATGAATCGGGGATCAGCTTATTTAGCCAAATATCTTCCAAAGGATACATAGCTTGTCTTGTCACTTGAATAAGAATATAAAAAACAATCAAACCTATGATGCTAGTTGAAAATGCAAAGCCGATTAATGAACTTAAAATAAGGCAGCTGCCAATAAAGAGGGATACATAGATGAGTTTCAACTGCTCATGAATATAGCTGCGATTTAAATAATGAAGTACTGTAAATGATAGTAGAACAACTACAAATTGGACTCCGCCTACTAAAATCACTAAGCTTTGATCAGATAATGCTGTTAGATTGGATGCTTCAAAGAAATGAGAAATCCATAGCCTGTCAAATCCTTCGCTGTAAAATCCGACAAACAAAGCAATAAGGAAGAGCAATCTCATCAAATAGTTAGCTCTTGAATAAACAATAATTTTCTTCATATTTCCTTTCATGTTTGCCCATGTTGATGTTCGATTCACTTTATCTAATGGCTGAAAGTTTTCTTCTTTCATAAATAGGATTAAATAAATACTAAGTCCAATCATGCATAGACCGCCAATTACAATAGGAAGATTAATCATAAAATAACCAGTAAAAATGCTTAAAGGAATCGCAATCATCTGCCCAAGATTGCCAGCCTTTGCACCTGTTATAAATGCAGAAGAAGCACGTTCTTCCCCTATTTCATCTGCAATCCATGCCTGCTGTGAACCACTTGTAAGGGTGTAACCAATTCCCCAAATGACTTGAGAAATCATAACAGCTGTAAAAAAAGGAAATAACCCCTCCACTAGAAATCCTGCTCCAATTAAACAGTACCCCATAACAATGGAAAGCTTTCGGCTTTTTAAATCCGAAATGACCCCAGTCGGAATTTCAAAAAGGAAAACAGTTAGCTCCAATACAGTTCCCACTAAAACTAACTCAATTGGAGTGAGCTTAACGATTTGCACTTGATAAAGCAAGTTCATTGTAAAAATAAAAGTAAAGAAAAATTGTGCTAAGAAACATGTGTTGATATATACCTGATATGGATTTTTTGTGCTGAATAATTTCATTTTCTTTCCCTCCTCCATTCATTATAGAAAGGAGGGAGTTGCATTTCTTTTCCAAAATTGCGATGTTAAGGAATACGAATTTTTACATGGGTTTAATAATTAATTAAAACCGCTATGTTATGTTGTGAATAGAAAGTTCCATTGAAAAAGATAAGGAGCATACTAATATGATCATTAATAAAAGAAATGTTCCAAAAATAATATTGACTGTTATTCCAAAAATATTGCAAATCTTTTTGAATGCTTCACTTGTCATTTTGGCAACTATTTTATCTTTTTTATTAATAAAAGAGTTAATCATTTTTTTTCAACTGATAATAGAAAATGACAGTAATGATTACAAGCTTTTCTTAGCTAATATTTTAATTTTCTTTCTGTATTTTGAATTTATTTCGATGATTGTTAAGTATTTCAAAGAAAATTATCATTTTCCCCTTCGATACTTTATCTATATTGGCATTACCGCAATGCTGAGACTGATTATTGTGGACCACGAAAACCCGCTTCATACACTTATTTATTCACTAGTTATTTTGGTTCTTATTATTGGATATTACATGATGCATATTACTCCAAGGACAAAATAGAATTTTGTAGGTGAATGATCATTGAAAGCAAACAGGACCAATCATTTGATTAGCCCTGTCTAAAAAAAATTATTTCGTTATTTGCTTAATAAGCTTTTTGTTTCCTTTTTCCAATATGTTTTCATAATCGATATATTCGTAAATATCATCTGAAATACTGCCACTAAACTTCGCTAGCTCTTCAATCGTTAAATCTTCAATGGCTTTCTTTTGCTCTTCGCAATAGATAATAATTTTGCCTACGATTTCATGGGCATCCCTAAATGCTGTTCCTTTGCTTACTAAATAATCGGCGACTTCAGTAGCGTTGAGGAACCCAGCTTTAATGGCCGCTTTCATGTTTTCTTCCTTAACATGAAGGGTATCAATCATTTTTGCCATGATTTCAAGGCAATCCATCACAGTGTCAAGAGAATCGAAAAACTGTTCTTTATCTTCTTGCATATCTTTGTTATAAGTGAGCGGCAAGCCCTTCAGCGTCGTTAATAATGAGAAAAGAGAGCCATATACTCTGCCTGTTTTTCCTCTAATTAATTCAGCCGCATCGGGATTTTTCTTTTGCGGCATGATACTGCTGCCGGTAGAGTACGCATCGTCCATTTCGATAAATTTGAATTCTTGGCTGCTCCAAAGAATCAGTTCTTCACTTAAACGGCTCAAGTGCATCATCGTAATGGAAAAGCTGGACATAAGCTCAAGCAAATAATCACGATCACTCACACCATCTAAGAAGTTGTCTACTGGTTTTGAAAAACCTAATAGATCAGTCGTGATTTGACGGTTGATATTATGTGTCGTACCAGCTAATGCCCCACAGCCAAGCGGGTTTTCATCTAAAATTTCGATGGCATTTTCGATTCTCTTTTTATCACGGCTAAACATTTGCACGTATGCACCTAGATGGTGACTGAAAGTAACAACCTGTGCTCGCTGCAAATGGGTATATCCAGGCATAATGACATTATTGCTCGCAGCTTTCTCATTTAATGAATCAATAAGCTGTTGCAGCACAGTCATGACTTCCTTAGCTTTGTTTTTTGCGTAAAGTCTCATGTCAACAGCGACTTGGTCATTCCGGCTTCTAGCTGTATGAAGCTTCTTCCCGGTTTCACCAATTCTTTGTGTCAAATTCATTTCCACAAATGAGTGGATATCTTCATAATCGCCTTCTACTTTTAACAAACCTGATTCGATATCTTTTAAAATTGATTCAAGCCCGCTGATCAGCAGATTTCCCTCAGACGAAGTCAGTAAATCACATTTCACTAGCATCGATACATGTGCAATGCTTCCAGTTATATCTTCAAAATATAGTCGATGGTCTACAGGCAGAGAAGTATTGAATTTCTCCATGATTTCATCTTCTCGTTTCGTGAATCGTCCACCCCATAGTTTCACTTATACCTCAACCTCTCTTCTATTCTTTCCTGTTTGTATTTTCGATAATATAAAGACAGCTACAATGAGCAATCCTAACGTCAAGATTAACGTATAGGCACTTCCCGTAATTCCAGCCACAATAAATCCAATGAGCGCAATTGATGCATTTAAGATTGCATAAGGAATTTGCGTTTTCACGTGATCGATGTGATCTGCCCCAGCCCCAGTGGACGAAAGGATAGTCGTATCAGAAATTGGAGAACAGTGATCCCCAAAGATTCCTCCAGATAGGACAGCTCCAATACAAACTAATAAATGTGCATCAAGTCCGATTGCCATTGGAATCGCAATTGGAAGCATAATCGCGAATGTTCCCCAAGATGTTCCAGATGCAAGGGAAATGACAACCCCTACGAGGAATAAAATAGCAGGGATAATGAATGACGGAACATTTCCTTTCATGATTTCAACAATGAAAGTAGCTGTACCCATTTCTTTAATCACTTTACCAAGTGACCATGCAAGAACAAGTGTGATAGCAACATATCCCATTTTCTGCATGCCTGCTGTATAAATATCAAAAATTTCACCGAATTTCTTCACTTTATAAATAAGCATCAGTACGACAATCGTCACTGCAGCGAATAAATATGCCGCACTTAGAGATACTCGGAAATCGCTGCCCGGTACTGGTTTGAAAGGGAAGCCATATGAAATTAATAATCCAAATAAAGTAATGAATAATACTAATAATGGCAGCCAAATTAAGATCGCTCGTCCACCTTGAGCAGCTTCTTCGAATTTCTCAGATCTTCTAAGCGGCTTAGACTCTGGCCAATACAGTTGTCCAGTTTGTTGGACCCTTCTTTCAGCTTTTGCCATCGGACCAAAATCTAATTTAGTTAGCGCAACAAGTGGGACCATGGAAACAGCTAATATCGCATAAAACTGAAATGGAATAACTTGAATAAGCGTACTAAACTCAGATGTTGTAATGTTTAACGCATCAAATTCTGTTTTTATTAATCCCATGATGTAAACACCCCATCCGATGAAAGGGATTAATACAGCAACTGGGGATGAGGTAGAATCAATGATCCAGGCGAGCTTTTCTCGTGAGATTTTCGCTTTATCGAAAATCTTATCAAACACAGGTCCTACGATTAGAGGTGTACCTAAATCGGAGAAGAAAATGATAATTCCGCCGAACCATGCGGATATTTGTGTTTTTGCTCTCGTGTTAATGAATTTTGTCACGTTTGAGGCGAGTGCAGCTCCTCCGCCTGATTTCTCCATTAACGCCACAAATCCGCCAATGAAGAATAGTAAAACTAATATAGCGGCATTGTACCCATCAGCTACGATTGGAAAATAGTAATTTCCGATCGTTTCCATAGTTGCTTTTAATGGGTTTCCTCCTATTATAATAAGTACTCCGATATAAGCCCCGGAGAAGAGGGACACGATTACATTTTTTGTAATGATAGCAAGAATAACTGCAAGAATAGGTGGTATCAAAGACACCCAGCCAAAATGCTCCATAAGTAAATCTCCCCTTAAGTGAATTACATAAAAGGGTAAATATTTAGAATTTACCCTAAAAGAATTATATTTTAACATGCCTTTGAAAAGCAATAACTTTTTTTATAGTACTCAATTTTGCTGGTTTTATTAGTTTAAATAATAAAGACCGTTGAGGTATTTATTCTCAACAGTCTTTAACTACTTTATTAGACGAATTTGTCAATTTGTATATGCGCCTTGGTCTACCCCTTACAGGGTTTGGTTCCATTCCGATGTATTCAGCTAAGCCAGCATCACATAGGTCCTCTATAAAACGCCTTGTATTTCTTTCATCTTTGGAAAGTTGAACTGAAATGTCTTTCACTGTAAAATCTTTAATTCCTGAATTTCTTATAAAAGCAAATAACTCAATATAATGTTTCACATTGATTTTCGCGTTTTTGAGCTTAGTCATGAAATCTTTATCATTAAAGTATGGAAATTCAATCGTTTCGATATGTTCACTTTTAGCCTCCACGACTTCGCCATTTTCCTGTACAAAAATAATGGAGCCAAACCTCTCTTTGGATTGTCTTAGCGCGTTGTTTGCATTCAACTCTGCAGAAAAAACAGTTTCACCAAAACCAATACCTACACCGACCTTTAATCCAGATATTAATATTAAATTGTTTACTGCCACCTTAATCTTTGGTAATCCCCGCTCACAGTCGCCACGTGAACTAAATATTAAATAGCGCCCAAGTCCTTTTTCTATGAGTGAACCATTTAAGTGTTCACTTAAGTTTATTAAAGTTTCCTTTAATTTCAATTCTAAAAACTGTAATTGATAAGTTTGTTTTGAGCTTTTGAAATGATTTTCTAAATGATCCATTTCAAATAGCTGAACGGCAACTTGGGAGTCTTTAAAGTAGAATGTTTTTATTTTTTCAGAAAGAATGTTTAATGTATGTTGAATTTCAATATCACTTGTTGAAATTCTGAATGCAGGAACACCTAATTCCTTCAGGTGGACATATACTTCTTCAAAGCAGGTAATTGCCCCTTTCGTTTTTCCAAGTTCCCATAATTGACTATGGAAACTTATTAATTCCTCTGTGGAAGTCATTTCAGAAAAAGTTTTCACAAATATGTTAGTAGGTTTTATTGTGAGTTGGTTTAATGCGGTCTCCAAATGACTGGTTGATATCTCATCTATACTAAATTGATCGAATAAAGTTCCCGTTGTGTGGGCGAACTCTAACAGACCTTTGAAAATCCCAGCTTCGGTATGTTCGATAAAAATTAGTTTTTCTGAATTTCCTTCCGTTCTACATGCTATGTTATAGGAAATTCTTCCTGAAAAAATCCACAAATCAACACTATTCATATTATTTTTAATAATATCTTCAGTCTCTCTAACCTTTTTGTATGGAAACGTTAAAAAAATTGCATCTAAAATTAACCCTTCGGCAATATGTATTATTCTTTCCACAGTGGAATGTGGTCCAACGAGCCCCACTCTAAGCATGAATAAAGCACTCCTTTAAAAATAACTTACAAAGCAGAAATCTGTCTTAATCATACACATTATTTTGAAAATTTTTAAGTTCATTTAATAAAAAACTTAAGCCTTCACAAAGTATTTACTCAGCTTTTACTGAAAATGTTTTTTGGTTTTTCTTTTTAATCAGTTCCTCCTGTGAAGATTATTTGACAGATTCCGAGAGATTTCCCGGGAAAATGTTCAACTTATGTAATATAACGCTGAATTAAAGCAAGAAAAAATCCTCCCTTTAAAAAAGGAGGATTTTTCTATCATTCACTCGTTAGTAACCTAACGCTTTCATCAAACTCTTTCTCAATAACCTCGTTGCGTTTATATGTTATTAAGCTGACAACATAGGTAAGGATTAAGTTGATGATAAAGCCTGGTACGATTTCGTAGAGGGTATCTCCAAGGCCGGCATTTTTCCAAATGATAACCGTTAAAGCACCAGCGATCATACCAACAATCGCTCCCCAGTTCGTCATCTTCTTCCAGTATAAGCTTAAAATAATAGTTGGACCGAATGCTGCTCCGAAGCCAGCCCATGCATAAGCAACTAGACCTAAAATCGTATCATTTTGTTCCCAAGCAAGTACTGCAGCAATAACTGCCACAGCTAAAACTGCCATACGGCCAAAGAAGACATATTCTTTATCAGTACCATCTTTTCTTAATAATACTTTATATAAATCTTCAGTTAACGCACTTGATGTTACAATTAATTGAGACGAAATCGTGCTCATGATGGCTGCTAGAACAGCAGCTAATAAGAATCCTGCAAAAAGAGGATGGAAGACAATTTGACCTAAAGTTAGGAAAATAGCTTCAGGATTGTCTAACGTATATTGTGGATTCTTATAGAAAAATGCAAGCCCAATTAAAGCTGTGAAGATAGTTCCTAATAAAGAGAAAATCATCCAGCCGATACCGATGCGGCGAGCACTTTTTGTTTCTTTAACTGATGTAATTGCCATAAAGCGAACGATAATATGAGGCTGACCAAAATAGCCTAATCCCCATGCCATCGCGGAGATGATTCCAATCGTTGTTGTACCTTTAAAGAAATCAAGTAATGTCGGATCAATTTCTCTAACAGTAGCGAAAGTTTCACCCAATCCGCCTGTTTGTGATAAGGCCAAAATTGGGACAAGCAGTAATGCAACTAACATCATTAGCCCCTGAATAAAGTCAGTGTAGCTTACTGCCAGGAAGCCGCCAAATAACGTATAGGCAACAACTACTCCTGAAACAATTAAAAGACCTGTATGGTATCCAGTGCCAAACGAGCTTTTGAAAAATACTGCTCCTGCTACCATTCCTGAAGACACATAGAATGTAAAGAAAATAAGAATAACAATTCCGGAAACAATTCTTAATAATTTCGTTGTGTCTTTAAAACGATTTTCAAGATAGCCTGGAATAGTAATGGAATCATTTGCTACCTGTGTATAAGTTCGTAGTCTAGGTGCGACAAGCAGCCAGTTCAAATAGGCGCCAATGGTTAATCCAATAGCAATCCAAGCATCTGCTAAACCGCTTACATAAATTCCGCCAGGCAATCCCATTAAAAGCCAACCACTCATATCTGCTGCTCCAGCACTAAGAGCTGTAACTGCAGGACCAAGAGAACGACCGCCAAGCATATAATCAGTTAGATCACTTGTTTTTCGATATGAATACCAGCCAATTAAGAGCATAGCTGCCATATAAATACCGATGGAAACAAGCTGAAGACCTGTATCTGACATTTACATCCCTCCAATTTTTTTGAAAAAATTTAATAAACTAAGAAAAAAGACTATTCGTATTCTAACACTATTCGACATAAAATGCGATGTTAAATTTTTTCAAAAATAGAACACGAAAAATTCTGAAAAATTTTATCTCCCTGAATAAAATTATTTCCTATCTAGGTTTAATTAATTTTAGAAGCTGTGAAATAAATCAATTTGGTGTATATGCTCACAAGTGATAATATCTATACATGAAGTAAATAAATGATTGGGTGAACAAATGAAAAACGAAATATCTTTAAAAGTGAAATCTGTATATGTAAGGAATTTCCAAACTGGTTATCCTCTAATTACTGAGGATGCATTTGTCAAAATGCCAGTTGATATTGAAGAAGGAACGATTATTAACTTGTTGGATGAGAAAAATCGGTATTTGGCTACAGGTTATTTTGGCAAGCAAAATAAGGGCAGGGGCTGGATATTAAGCAGAAATCAGCAGGAATTAATTGATCAGGACTTTTTTGAAACGAAGCTAAAAAAAGCATTAGATAACAGAAAAGTTTTTTTTGATGACAAGGATACAACCGCCTTTCGTGTTTTCAATGGCGAAGGTGATGGAATTGGCGGAATGACGATTGACTATTTTGCTGGTTACTATTTAGCTACTTGGTATAGTGAAGGGATCTATCAGTTTAAAAATGATATTTTACAAGCTTTATTCAAGGTAGCAGATGTGAAAGGGGTTTACGAAAAGAAGCGGTTTGACGTGAAGGGAACTTATATAGAGGATGATGATTTTGTTGCAGGGGAGCGCGCTGTCTTTCCTCTCATTGTAAAAGAAAATGGCATCAACTTCGCGGTCTATCTGAATGATGGGGCCATGGTGGGTGTTTTCTTGGACCAAAGGAATGTCCGCAAGGCAATACGTGATAAGTATGCTAAAGGCAAAACGGTATTAAATACTTTTTCCTATACAGGAGCATTTTCTGTAGCAGCTGCTTTAGGCGGGGCCGCGAAAACAACAAGTGTGGACCTTGCCAACCGCAGTAAGAGCAAGACGATTGAGCAGTTCAGTGTGAACAATATTGATTATGAAGCGCATGAAATAATTGTGGAGGATGTATTTAATTATTTTAAATATGCTGTTCGAAAGCAATTAAAATTTCAAATGGTCATTCTTGATCCTCCAAGCTTTGCACGTTCTAAGAAACATACCTTTAGTGCAGGGAAGGATTATCCGGCTTTACTCGAGCAAGCAATTCAACTAACTGATAGCAACGGAATTATCGTTGCCTCAACGAATTGCAGTACGTTTGATATGAAAAAATTCAAGGGGTTTATTGAAAAGGCATTTAAGCAAACAGGAAGTAAATATACGATTCTTGATGAATTTAGTCTTCCTGAGGATTTTAAGACGATAAAGGAATTTAAAGAAGGCAATTATCTTAAAGTGGCGATTATCAGAAAGTTGACTTAAAAAGTAAATGGATGCATTAGTATCCCCTAATGCACCCCCCTTTTTTCTATTAAACAACTCCCTGTACAATCATAGCATTAGCCACACGAATAAAGCCTGCGATGTTTGAACCGATAACTAGATTGCCTGGATAGCCATATTCTTCAGCCGCATTGACGGTGTTGCGGTAAATATTTTTCATGATTTGATGAAGTTTTTCATCTACTTCTTCAAACGTCCATGCAATTCTTGCACTATTTTGTGACATTTCGAGTGCTGAAACAGATACCCCACCTGCATTTGCGGCTTTTCCTGGTGCAAAGAGGATATCATTCTTTAGAAACACATCGATCGCTTCTAGGTTAGACGGCATATTGGCTCCTTCACCGACTGCCTTGACACCATTAGCTACAAGAATTTTTGCAGAGCACTCATCTATTTCGTTTTGAGTCGCACATGGAAGGGCGATATCACATGGGATCGACCAGATACCAGAACATCCTTCAACGAATTGTGCATGAGGGTGTTCATAGACATATTCAAGTATTCTCTTGCCCTCAACCTCTTTTAAGCGTTTAACAGTTTCAAGGTTTAACCCATTTTCATCATAAATATACCCATTGGAATCACTGCATGCCACTACCTTAGCACCTAATTGCATGGCTTTTTCGATCGCATAGATTGAAACATTCCCTGATCCAGATACAATCACAGTGCTTCCATTAAAGCTATGGCCTTTATCTCTTAACATTTCTTCAACAAAATAAACAAGGCCATATCCTGTTGCTTCTTTACGTGCTAAACTTCCACCGTATTCAAGCCCTTTTCCTGTTAGAACACCAGCTTCATAGGCGCCGCGAAGTCGCTTGTATTGACCGAACATATAGCCAATTTCTCTTGCGCCAACTCCAATATC from Bacillus sp. DTU_2020_1000418_1_SI_GHA_SEK_038 includes these protein-coding regions:
- the speG gene encoding spermidine N1-acetyltransferase, yielding MSDGVRLRPLERVDLGFVHKLNINANVMSYWFEEPYEAFVELQDLYDKHIHDQGERRFIVEKSGEMVGLVELVEIDYIHRRAEFQIIIDPNHQGHGYAKAATQRAMDYAFSVLNLYKLYLIVDKNNEKAIHIYKKLGFHFEGELIDEFFVDGEYHNAIRMCMFQHQYLGSNSMDA
- a CDS encoding AraC family transcriptional regulator, whose translation is MEIQQLELLQRTIDYIDEHIKEDINAEELAKIAGYSPFHFYRIFRNVLGYTVMDYVVKRKLQHALFELASGKKVLQIALDYGFDTHAGFTKAFKKCFGSPPSLYRLHCPILPPHKLNLKDLFEKNLGGIVLQPKIITRQSFWVAGKRFESYVPNVIYTRDAPAFWDQDGLNDGSVERALYETLSPKKHGEYCINLTNDIHQDYFTYLFAVELDHQAELPSGFMKFKVPESVYAIFKTPLVEKEQFASAIKGTWRYILEDWLPSSSYEVDEKGYDYEYYDEHCHYWDYERIYMEIHLPIKEKSRG
- a CDS encoding MFS transporter; protein product: MKLFSTKNPYQVYINTCFLAQFFFTFIFTMNLLYQVQIVKLTPIELVLVGTVLELTVFLFEIPTGVISDLKSRKLSIVMGYCLIGAGFLVEGLFPFFTAVMISQVIWGIGYTLTSGSQQAWIADEIGEERASSAFITGAKAGNLGQMIAIPLSIFTGYFMINLPIVIGGLCMIGLSIYLILFMKEENFQPLDKVNRTSTWANMKGNMKKIIVYSRANYLMRLLFLIALFVGFYSEGFDRLWISHFFEASNLTALSDQSLVILVGGVQFVVVLLSFTVLHYLNRSYIHEQLKLIYVSLFIGSCLILSSLIGFAFSTSIIGLIVFYILIQVTRQAMYPLEDIWLNKLIPDSSTRATFFSVKGQVDAIGQIGGGPVIGFIASGFTIKAAIVASALLLTPVLFL
- the psiE gene encoding phosphate-starvation-inducible protein PsiE, with translation MIINKRNVPKIILTVIPKILQIFLNASLVILATILSFLLIKELIIFFQLIIENDSNDYKLFLANILIFFLYFEFISMIVKYFKENYHFPLRYFIYIGITAMLRLIIVDHENPLHTLIYSLVILVLIIGYYMMHITPRTK
- the argH gene encoding argininosuccinate lyase; protein product: MKLWGGRFTKREDEIMEKFNTSLPVDHRLYFEDITGSIAHVSMLVKCDLLTSSEGNLLISGLESILKDIESGLLKVEGDYEDIHSFVEMNLTQRIGETGKKLHTARSRNDQVAVDMRLYAKNKAKEVMTVLQQLIDSLNEKAASNNVIMPGYTHLQRAQVVTFSHHLGAYVQMFSRDKKRIENAIEILDENPLGCGALAGTTHNINRQITTDLLGFSKPVDNFLDGVSDRDYLLELMSSFSITMMHLSRLSEELILWSSQEFKFIEMDDAYSTGSSIMPQKKNPDAAELIRGKTGRVYGSLFSLLTTLKGLPLTYNKDMQEDKEQFFDSLDTVMDCLEIMAKMIDTLHVKEENMKAAIKAGFLNATEVADYLVSKGTAFRDAHEIVGKIIIYCEEQKKAIEDLTIEELAKFSGSISDDIYEYIDYENILEKGNKKLIKQITK
- a CDS encoding Na+/H+ antiporter NhaC family protein: MEHFGWVSLIPPILAVILAIITKNVIVSLFSGAYIGVLIIIGGNPLKATMETIGNYYFPIVADGYNAAILVLLFFIGGFVALMEKSGGGAALASNVTKFINTRAKTQISAWFGGIIIFFSDLGTPLIVGPVFDKIFDKAKISREKLAWIIDSTSSPVAVLIPFIGWGVYIMGLIKTEFDALNITTSEFSTLIQVIPFQFYAILAVSMVPLVALTKLDFGPMAKAERRVQQTGQLYWPESKPLRRSEKFEEAAQGGRAILIWLPLLVLFITLFGLLISYGFPFKPVPGSDFRVSLSAAYLFAAVTIVVLMLIYKVKKFGEIFDIYTAGMQKMGYVAITLVLAWSLGKVIKEMGTATFIVEIMKGNVPSFIIPAILFLVGVVISLASGTSWGTFAIMLPIAIPMAIGLDAHLLVCIGAVLSGGIFGDHCSPISDTTILSSTGAGADHIDHVKTQIPYAILNASIALIGFIVAGITGSAYTLILTLGLLIVAVFILSKIQTGKNRREVEV
- the putP gene encoding sodium/proline symporter PutP, encoding MSDTGLQLVSIGIYMAAMLLIGWYSYRKTSDLTDYMLGGRSLGPAVTALSAGAADMSGWLLMGLPGGIYVSGLADAWIAIGLTIGAYLNWLLVAPRLRTYTQVANDSITIPGYLENRFKDTTKLLRIVSGIVILIFFTFYVSSGMVAGAVFFKSSFGTGYHTGLLIVSGVVVAYTLFGGFLAVSYTDFIQGLMMLVALLLVPILALSQTGGLGETFATVREIDPTLLDFFKGTTTIGIISAMAWGLGYFGQPHIIVRFMAITSVKETKSARRIGIGWMIFSLLGTIFTALIGLAFFYKNPQYTLDNPEAIFLTLGQIVFHPLFAGFLLAAVLAAIMSTISSQLIVTSSALTEDLYKVLLRKDGTDKEYVFFGRMAVLAVAVIAAVLAWEQNDTILGLVAYAWAGFGAAFGPTIILSLYWKKMTNWGAIVGMIAGALTVIIWKNAGLGDTLYEIVPGFIINLILTYVVSLITYKRNEVIEKEFDESVRLLTSE
- a CDS encoding class I SAM-dependent rRNA methyltransferase; the encoded protein is MKNEISLKVKSVYVRNFQTGYPLITEDAFVKMPVDIEEGTIINLLDEKNRYLATGYFGKQNKGRGWILSRNQQELIDQDFFETKLKKALDNRKVFFDDKDTTAFRVFNGEGDGIGGMTIDYFAGYYLATWYSEGIYQFKNDILQALFKVADVKGVYEKKRFDVKGTYIEDDDFVAGERAVFPLIVKENGINFAVYLNDGAMVGVFLDQRNVRKAIRDKYAKGKTVLNTFSYTGAFSVAAALGGAAKTTSVDLANRSKSKTIEQFSVNNIDYEAHEIIVEDVFNYFKYAVRKQLKFQMVILDPPSFARSKKHTFSAGKDYPALLEQAIQLTDSNGIIVASTNCSTFDMKKFKGFIEKAFKQTGSKYTILDEFSLPEDFKTIKEFKEGNYLKVAIIRKLT